The Xanthomonas sontii genomic sequence AGCAGCTGAAGCCTTCCAGACCGTATTGCTTGGTCAGCTCGTAGCGGGCGCGGAAGCTGCGCGCGTCCGGGCGGAACACCCATTCGCGCATGTCGTCGCGGTAGAAGTAGAACCACGATTCCTGCTCCACCGGGTCCCATTGCACGGTGGCATGCTGCTCTTCCGCCAGCGGGAACGATTCGTCGGCATCGATGTAGTCGGCGGTGATGTTCGAGGCCTCGGTGCCGTCGGCCTTGACCGGATTGCCGGTGTACCAGCGGTAGCCATAGGTGGCGATGCCCAGCGACAGCTTGTCCTTCGGCACCTGGGTCAGCGCGTAGTCCAGGTGCTTCTTCATCCACACCATGCCGTCCACCGGGCCGGGCGCGGTCCAGCGGGTGTGCTGGTCGTAGGTCATCAGGCTGATCAGGTCGGCCGAGGCGCTCAGCGCCTTGAGGTCGTAGGCGCCGCGCCAGTACTCCCACATCCACTTGGCGAACGCGCCGCCTTCGGCATAGCCGGGCGCGTTCGGCACCACCGCCACCGACAGCTTGAAGCCGGCCTTGTGCAGCGCCTCGGCGGTCTGCTTGACCATCAGCGAGTAGGCGTCGCGGTCGGTCCAGGCGATGCTCTC encodes the following:
- a CDS encoding glycosyl hydrolase family 18 protein, with amino-acid sequence MKRFAGLLFALALACGPAMAKNPTALFYLMNTQKSTNSFLAHLDKIDVVVPTWYGVDQSGLVNGTPNIYLYEIAKQHKLRVMPILSMTAGREGFHKLLHDEDAKQRMIQALLIHGRKHGYYGFQFDFESIAWTDRDAYSLMVKQTAEALHKAGFKLSVAVVPNAPGYAEGGAFAKWMWEYWRGAYDLKALSASADLISLMTYDQHTRWTAPGPVDGMVWMKKHLDYALTQVPKDKLSLGIATYGYRWYTGNPVKADGTEASNITADYIDADESFPLAEEQHATVQWDPVEQESWFYFYRDDMREWVFRPDARSFRARYELTKQYGLEGFSCWVLGAEDPKVWDELPTATR